A region of Pyxidicoccus parkwaysis DNA encodes the following proteins:
- a CDS encoding cytochrome-c peroxidase, whose amino-acid sequence MNRRRPWTAPLNLVRPRSGSRLRELLTPLLLPLAFLAGCTGTEPEVGPPESVVAAEGAAPAALTGSETQSLPAISLRNAIVTQPFAPVLLTPDGRLGLSFGGSGINLMALGDPSINVTNGAPRFAAAMAQGTTFTLALPPLATRTSNLTHVDGSRPLYTNTTLQPWVNSGQGTLVLDPRYSLAGKPFPVTEPGECLNATPATQEGVINPAGRYECYRLIHFQPFYAPSTGALALHQAELAVAVDARRPATSTGVVARAATPNVVNARYVSNAFSICRSQGTSFYLWSLEASATGDSRLVTAQGGYWAFNETPWNPNTWTTQREFGALYDSVRNNVEGIQRICRRIDPATGLPSCTTATEEDFARVYPVAARPLFLADGSRRTDGGQPTHYTSCGYTWITPEGTDVFCRPDPNVNGGVLPSVALELPQGFESSTGMHFFSFGQHSGWMFRRLDSTINSRRFNPQRLMSPVPPDDPIHRPFSPVFLNTATGFWAENRTSPERSLPLRRQWPLFQFMSQAEGVRNAAGAAYANLGLVPEAYTSMWSNMQYWEASFACGVNPSCLLHLPMNEMFYDKGAAPAVLRALPLTHDDSSNTDFLDASGNPLAAIHPYVGQLQGAARFVGEVYGPQADERYLSGFRGTAISLGATGFVSVVASTPDSAPCRRNKGCLSGDLYDNGFTAELAFLPLFDTTGATLPLARHHGLWAFRIQNGSLAADVFYMSTKGVPRTLTLTAPGLLPYAQVSDLPSTQATRWRHVALRVAPDESTAFLLVNGVIVAKAELEAGSFYQGTGSGSELVRVGPAGQCTTCPANDALFVDELAFHRAAVPFEELAASASAFAGRQDFLTPVQARSLFATYFSVTNPRQLSLQADGFPRFLRAEDLRVPAAFSVFLDSRGAVFRQLVSVGESLFHSPVLSTNSAGVSQVQAGTNAPLSCSTCHQVARAFTDGRATAVGVQPLTLNAPTIVNRAFGTNQFFARRSQDLMDLALEPVVDPRELNADVSKILERINTGADQAALRQGFNAVFGNTPVTREHLELALTAFQLVQLSVDSLAESVIASGKPVVDGQGNLLRPEQLRLGKELFEGKARCSACHTGPNLTDELAHDTGVSTTTAGAFKTPTLWDVANTGPYFHDGSRTTLRQVLDFYNAGGNPPGRVGDGLRIIDPELRPLALSERELNALEVYLRSLQNSGPVLAAGFEGLAFSDHGPIPGMVCVAISESADPDSWDNNYLCSPQSRGFAWSSAGPIAGMRCTQINEGLEPASTTWTDNYLCVPNDSPLRLTWSMGGPVFGKACVRFYEPADPYTWSDNYLCYDEPLRLRFSAEGPISGMVCTEMNELYDAAGGWNDNYLCANKDIGMRWSMGGPIAGMRCTQVYEDAEPPSTTWGDNFLCVPPEVDALLSYSQAGPISGLTCAQVYEPRDPQPWVDNHVCWREEPLSLQFYSAGAPAGLACTSVNESQDVAGTWADNYFCANRDIGMRWSGAGAIAGMRCTQITERMEPVQTAWHDNFLCLPSASRLDFAWSDVGPIAGRTCALWYEAADPHSWDNNYLCY is encoded by the coding sequence ATGAATCGTCGAAGGCCGTGGACAGCTCCACTCAATCTGGTGCGTCCTCGCAGTGGCTCCAGGCTCCGTGAATTGCTCACTCCGCTGCTCCTGCCTCTGGCATTCCTGGCCGGGTGTACCGGCACGGAGCCGGAGGTCGGGCCCCCGGAGTCCGTGGTCGCGGCGGAGGGCGCCGCTCCCGCTGCATTGACAGGCTCGGAGACTCAGAGCCTGCCCGCCATCAGCCTGCGTAACGCCATCGTCACGCAGCCCTTCGCGCCGGTGCTGCTGACGCCGGACGGGCGGCTGGGGCTCTCCTTCGGAGGCTCCGGCATCAACCTCATGGCCCTGGGGGACCCGTCCATCAACGTCACGAATGGCGCACCCCGCTTCGCGGCCGCCATGGCGCAGGGGACGACGTTCACACTCGCGCTACCTCCGCTCGCGACCCGCACGAGCAACCTGACGCACGTGGACGGCTCCCGGCCGCTCTACACGAACACGACGCTCCAGCCCTGGGTGAACTCGGGGCAGGGGACGCTGGTGTTGGACCCTCGCTACTCGCTCGCGGGCAAGCCCTTCCCCGTCACGGAGCCGGGCGAGTGCCTCAACGCCACGCCTGCGACGCAGGAGGGCGTCATCAATCCTGCCGGGCGTTATGAGTGCTACCGCCTCATCCACTTCCAGCCTTTCTATGCGCCCTCCACGGGCGCGCTCGCGCTGCACCAGGCCGAGCTCGCGGTGGCGGTGGACGCGCGCCGCCCGGCCACCAGCACCGGCGTCGTGGCCCGCGCGGCGACGCCCAACGTCGTCAACGCCCGCTATGTGTCCAACGCCTTCTCCATCTGTCGCAGCCAGGGGACGTCCTTCTACCTCTGGTCGCTGGAAGCGAGCGCGACGGGGGACTCGCGATTGGTGACGGCCCAGGGCGGGTACTGGGCCTTCAACGAGACGCCGTGGAATCCCAACACGTGGACGACGCAGCGCGAGTTCGGCGCCCTCTACGACAGCGTGCGCAACAACGTGGAAGGCATTCAGCGCATCTGTCGCCGCATCGACCCGGCCACGGGCCTGCCGTCCTGCACCACCGCGACGGAGGAGGACTTCGCGCGGGTGTACCCCGTCGCCGCCCGGCCCCTCTTCCTCGCGGACGGCTCGCGCCGCACGGATGGCGGCCAACCCACGCACTACACCTCGTGCGGCTACACGTGGATTACGCCTGAGGGCACCGACGTCTTCTGCCGGCCCGACCCGAACGTCAACGGCGGCGTCCTGCCGTCCGTGGCGCTGGAGTTGCCCCAGGGCTTCGAGAGCTCCACGGGCATGCACTTCTTCTCCTTCGGCCAGCACAGCGGGTGGATGTTCCGCCGGCTCGACAGCACCATCAACAGCCGGCGCTTCAACCCGCAGCGCCTGATGTCTCCCGTGCCGCCGGATGACCCCATCCACCGGCCCTTCTCGCCGGTGTTCCTCAACACCGCCACGGGCTTCTGGGCGGAGAACCGCACCAGCCCGGAGCGCTCGCTGCCGCTGCGCCGCCAGTGGCCGCTATTCCAGTTCATGTCGCAGGCGGAAGGCGTGCGCAACGCCGCGGGCGCCGCGTACGCGAACCTGGGCCTGGTGCCGGAGGCGTACACCTCCATGTGGAGCAACATGCAGTACTGGGAGGCCTCGTTCGCGTGCGGCGTGAATCCGAGCTGCCTGCTCCACCTGCCGATGAACGAGATGTTCTACGACAAGGGCGCGGCTCCGGCGGTGCTGCGCGCGCTGCCGCTCACCCACGACGACTCCAGCAACACGGACTTCCTGGACGCGAGCGGCAATCCGCTGGCGGCCATCCACCCGTACGTGGGTCAGCTCCAGGGCGCCGCGCGCTTCGTGGGAGAGGTGTACGGGCCGCAGGCCGACGAGCGCTACCTCTCGGGCTTCCGTGGCACCGCCATCAGCCTGGGCGCCACCGGCTTCGTCTCGGTGGTGGCGAGCACTCCGGACAGTGCCCCGTGCCGCAGGAACAAGGGCTGTCTCTCCGGGGACCTCTACGACAATGGCTTCACCGCGGAGCTGGCCTTCCTCCCGCTCTTCGACACCACGGGGGCCACGCTCCCGCTGGCGCGGCACCACGGCCTGTGGGCCTTCCGCATCCAGAACGGCTCCCTGGCGGCGGACGTGTTCTACATGTCGACCAAGGGCGTCCCGAGGACGCTGACGCTCACGGCCCCGGGCCTGCTGCCCTACGCGCAGGTGTCGGACCTTCCGAGCACGCAGGCAACGCGCTGGAGGCATGTGGCCCTGAGGGTGGCCCCGGACGAGTCCACCGCGTTCCTCCTGGTGAATGGCGTCATCGTCGCCAAGGCCGAGCTGGAGGCCGGGTCCTTCTACCAGGGCACGGGTTCCGGCTCGGAGCTGGTCCGCGTGGGCCCGGCGGGCCAGTGCACGACCTGCCCCGCGAATGACGCGCTCTTCGTGGACGAGCTGGCCTTCCACCGCGCCGCGGTGCCCTTCGAGGAGCTGGCCGCGTCCGCTTCCGCCTTCGCCGGCCGGCAGGACTTCCTCACGCCTGTGCAGGCGCGCTCGCTCTTCGCGACCTACTTCAGCGTCACCAACCCGCGCCAGCTGAGCCTGCAAGCGGATGGCTTCCCGCGCTTCCTCCGCGCGGAGGACCTGCGCGTGCCGGCGGCCTTCAGCGTCTTCCTGGACTCTCGCGGGGCCGTGTTCCGTCAGCTCGTGTCGGTGGGTGAGTCGCTCTTCCACTCGCCGGTGCTGTCGACGAATTCGGCGGGTGTCAGCCAGGTGCAGGCGGGCACCAACGCGCCGCTGTCCTGCTCCACGTGCCACCAGGTGGCGCGGGCCTTCACGGACGGCCGCGCGACGGCGGTGGGCGTCCAGCCGCTGACGCTCAATGCGCCCACCATCGTCAACCGCGCGTTCGGCACCAACCAGTTCTTCGCCCGGCGCTCGCAGGACCTCATGGACCTGGCGCTGGAGCCGGTGGTGGACCCGCGCGAACTCAACGCCGATGTGAGCAAAATCCTGGAGCGCATCAACACCGGCGCGGACCAGGCGGCGCTGCGGCAGGGCTTCAACGCGGTCTTCGGCAACACGCCCGTCACCCGTGAGCACCTGGAGCTGGCGCTCACCGCGTTCCAGCTCGTGCAGCTCAGCGTGGACTCGTTGGCGGAGTCCGTCATCGCCTCCGGCAAGCCGGTGGTGGACGGCCAGGGCAACCTGTTGCGGCCGGAGCAGCTGCGGTTGGGCAAGGAGCTCTTCGAGGGCAAGGCCCGTTGCAGCGCCTGCCACACGGGCCCCAACCTCACGGACGAGCTGGCCCACGACACGGGCGTCTCCACGACCACCGCCGGGGCCTTCAAGACGCCCACGCTGTGGGACGTGGCCAACACCGGGCCGTACTTCCATGACGGCAGCCGCACCACGCTGCGGCAGGTGCTGGACTTCTACAACGCGGGAGGCAACCCGCCCGGACGGGTGGGGGACGGCCTGCGCATCATCGACCCCGAGCTGCGCCCGCTGGCGCTGTCGGAGCGCGAGCTGAACGCGCTGGAAGTCTACCTGCGCTCGCTCCAGAACTCGGGGCCGGTGCTCGCCGCGGGCTTCGAGGGCCTGGCCTTCAGCGACCATGGCCCGATTCCCGGCATGGTGTGCGTGGCCATCTCCGAGAGCGCGGACCCGGACTCCTGGGACAACAACTACCTGTGCTCGCCGCAGAGCCGGGGCTTCGCGTGGAGCAGCGCCGGCCCCATCGCCGGCATGCGCTGCACGCAAATCAACGAGGGCCTGGAGCCGGCCTCCACGACGTGGACGGACAACTACCTGTGCGTGCCCAATGACTCGCCGCTGCGGCTGACGTGGTCCATGGGAGGCCCCGTGTTCGGCAAGGCCTGTGTCCGCTTCTACGAGCCGGCGGACCCGTACACCTGGTCGGACAACTACCTCTGCTACGACGAGCCGCTGCGGCTGCGCTTCAGCGCGGAGGGCCCCATCTCCGGGATGGTGTGCACGGAGATGAACGAGCTCTACGACGCCGCGGGCGGGTGGAACGACAACTACCTCTGCGCGAACAAGGACATCGGCATGCGGTGGAGCATGGGCGGCCCCATTGCCGGCATGCGCTGCACGCAGGTGTACGAGGACGCGGAGCCGCCCTCCACGACGTGGGGTGACAACTTCCTGTGCGTACCGCCCGAGGTGGACGCGCTGCTGTCCTACTCGCAGGCCGGGCCCATCTCCGGCCTCACCTGCGCGCAGGTGTACGAGCCGAGAGATCCGCAGCCCTGGGTGGACAACCACGTCTGCTGGCGAGAGGAGCCGCTGTCGCTCCAGTTCTACTCGGCCGGTGCGCCGGCGGGGCTGGCGTGTACCTCCGTCAACGAGTCGCAGGATGTGGCGGGCACGTGGGCCGACAACTACTTCTGCGCCAACCGCGACATCGGCATGCGCTGGAGCGGCGCCGGCGCCATCGCCGGCATGCGCTGCACGCAAATCACCGAGCGCATGGAGCCGGTGCAGACGGCCTGGCACGACAACTTCCTGTGCCTGCCCTCCGCGTCCCGGCTCGATTTCGCGTGGTCCGACGTGGGGCCCATCGCGGGGAGGACGTGCGCGCTCTGGTATGAGGCCGCGGATCCGCACTCCTGGGACAACAACTACCTCTGCTACTGA
- the purE gene encoding 5-(carboxyamino)imidazole ribonucleotide mutase yields MASTVTPWVGVIMGGRSDLEYLQPAIDILNELGVPHEVRVVSAHRTPDWMMEYASTAESRGLSVIIAAAGGAAHLPGMVSSKTLLPVIGVPMPTTLLSGLDALLSIVQMPKGVPVGTQAIGKPGAANAALHAAAILCLKYPQLRERLAAWRKARTDEVLAHREIS; encoded by the coding sequence ATGGCGAGTACGGTCACCCCCTGGGTCGGGGTCATCATGGGCGGCAGGAGCGACTTGGAGTACCTGCAGCCCGCGATCGACATCCTCAACGAGCTGGGAGTCCCCCACGAGGTGCGCGTGGTGTCCGCCCACCGGACGCCTGACTGGATGATGGAGTACGCGTCCACCGCGGAGTCGCGTGGCCTGTCCGTCATCATCGCCGCCGCGGGAGGGGCCGCCCACCTGCCCGGCATGGTCTCCAGCAAGACGCTGCTGCCCGTCATCGGCGTGCCCATGCCCACCACGCTGCTCAGCGGGCTGGACGCGCTGCTCTCCATCGTCCAGATGCCCAAGGGCGTGCCCGTCGGCACGCAGGCCATCGGCAAGCCGGGCGCGGCCAACGCGGCGCTGCACGCGGCGGCCATCCTCTGCCTGAAGTACCCGCAGCTGCGCGAGCGGCTCGCGGCTTGGCGCAAGGCGCGCACCGACGAGGTGCTGGCGCACCGGGAGATTTCATGA
- the purK gene encoding 5-(carboxyamino)imidazole ribonucleotide synthase, producing MKSRVVLPGGTIGILGGGQLGRMMALAARTLGFQVQALDPDATCPALSVVDRCITASFSDTAAAEELARGCDTVTLEIEKVSLATLEAVARHAPMRPGAEVLRIVQHRGRQKGWLAKGGFPLGPWREAHSEQELAEAIQALGGRCFVKSSEGGYDGRGQWEVKSAAEAPTAWKELGERSVVVEAALDLKSELSVLVARSPKGETAVYPPAYNHHEERILAWSLLPGPLPPQVSSRATELARAITDSLQVEGLLVVEMFLLGDDTLLVNEVAPRPHNSFHSTEVACLTSQFEQAVRAACNLPLGSVEVVRPAAIVNLLGDLWLKEGGPRFEDVLAMPGVRLHLYGKKDARKGRKMGHLSAVGTTPEDALARVKAAATALGV from the coding sequence ATGAAGTCGCGCGTGGTGCTCCCCGGCGGAACCATTGGCATCCTCGGCGGCGGCCAGCTCGGACGCATGATGGCGCTGGCGGCGCGCACGCTGGGCTTCCAGGTGCAGGCGTTGGACCCGGACGCCACCTGCCCCGCCCTCTCCGTGGTGGACCGCTGCATCACCGCGTCCTTCTCCGACACCGCAGCCGCCGAGGAGCTGGCACGCGGCTGTGACACGGTGACGCTCGAAATCGAGAAGGTGTCGCTGGCCACGCTGGAGGCGGTGGCCCGCCACGCGCCCATGCGTCCGGGCGCGGAGGTGCTGCGCATCGTCCAGCACCGGGGCCGGCAGAAGGGCTGGCTCGCCAAGGGCGGCTTCCCGCTGGGCCCGTGGCGCGAGGCGCACTCCGAGCAGGAGCTGGCCGAGGCGATTCAAGCGCTCGGCGGCCGCTGCTTCGTGAAGTCCAGCGAGGGCGGCTACGACGGCCGCGGGCAGTGGGAGGTGAAGTCCGCCGCCGAGGCCCCCACCGCGTGGAAGGAATTGGGTGAGCGCTCCGTGGTGGTGGAGGCCGCGCTCGACCTGAAGTCCGAGCTGTCCGTGCTGGTGGCGCGCAGCCCGAAGGGCGAGACAGCGGTGTACCCGCCCGCGTACAACCACCACGAGGAGCGCATCCTCGCGTGGTCGCTGCTGCCCGGCCCGCTGCCGCCGCAGGTGTCCTCGCGGGCCACGGAGCTGGCGCGCGCCATCACCGACTCGCTCCAGGTGGAGGGGCTGCTGGTGGTGGAGATGTTCCTGCTGGGCGACGACACCCTGCTCGTCAACGAGGTGGCGCCGCGCCCGCACAACAGCTTCCACTCGACGGAAGTGGCGTGCCTCACGTCGCAGTTCGAGCAGGCGGTGCGCGCGGCGTGCAACCTGCCGCTGGGCTCGGTGGAGGTGGTGCGCCCGGCGGCCATCGTCAACCTGCTGGGTGACTTGTGGCTGAAGGAGGGCGGCCCGCGCTTCGAGGACGTGCTGGCCATGCCCGGCGTCCGGCTGCACCTGTACGGCAAGAAGGACGCGCGCAAGGGCCGGAAGATGGGGCACCTGTCCGCGGTGGGCACCACGCCCGAGGACGCGCTCGCGCGGGTGAAGGCCGCGGCCACCGCGCTGGGAGTGTGA
- the ybaK gene encoding Cys-tRNA(Pro) deacylase produces the protein MKTNAARILDSLGVKYELRDYEVDPEDLSAESVAAKVGMPAEQVFKTLVARGDRTGVLMAVVPGNAELDLKALARLTGDRKVDTVPLKELQPLTGYVRGGCTAIGGKKDYPVFVDETLELFDVVAVSAGVRGTQLVLAPADYLRVTKAKTGPISRDKA, from the coding sequence GTGAAGACGAACGCCGCCCGCATCCTCGACTCGCTCGGCGTGAAGTACGAGCTGCGCGACTACGAGGTGGACCCTGAGGACTTGTCCGCGGAGTCGGTGGCCGCGAAGGTGGGCATGCCCGCCGAGCAGGTCTTCAAGACGCTGGTGGCGCGAGGAGACCGCACGGGCGTGCTGATGGCGGTGGTGCCCGGCAACGCGGAGCTGGACTTGAAGGCGCTGGCGCGGCTCACCGGCGACCGCAAGGTGGACACCGTGCCGCTGAAGGAGTTGCAGCCGCTGACGGGCTACGTGCGCGGCGGCTGCACCGCCATTGGCGGCAAGAAGGACTACCCCGTCTTCGTCGACGAGACGCTGGAGCTGTTCGACGTGGTGGCGGTGTCCGCGGGCGTGCGCGGCACGCAGCTCGTGTTGGCGCCGGCGGACTACCTGCGGGTGACGAAGGCGAAGACGGGCCCCATCTCGCGCGACAAGGCCTGA
- a CDS encoding zinc-binding dehydrogenase, with protein sequence MSTPPVPKTMRALVLTAYDGRPTSLQVQERPVPRPTTSQVLVRVAASPINPSDMMFVRGMYGVKKPLPTVPGFEGSGTVVAAGGVTGKLLVGRRVACAAPPEGDGLWAEYAVVGLSQCMPLRSHISDEQGACLFVNPLTAWAFMECAREGNHVALAQTAAASALGRMMLALAKRAKLPIVNVVGRPEQVELLKKLGAEHVLSSHEPEFEELLRIKCHELKVSLAFDAVGGKLTGQVLHAMPDGGTLVVHGLLSEQECRIHPGEFIFGDKKVEGFWMERWSRQGFGREKLKAAMAVPSLVGRVLETPVRARLPLESAGDAVRIAASDMTAGKVLFVPGQGVSA encoded by the coding sequence ATGAGCACCCCTCCCGTTCCCAAGACGATGCGAGCGCTGGTCCTCACCGCCTACGACGGGCGGCCGACGTCGCTCCAGGTGCAGGAGCGCCCCGTCCCCCGTCCCACGACGAGCCAGGTCCTGGTCCGCGTGGCTGCGTCTCCCATCAACCCGTCGGACATGATGTTCGTCCGCGGCATGTACGGGGTGAAGAAGCCGCTGCCCACCGTGCCCGGCTTCGAGGGCAGCGGCACCGTGGTGGCCGCGGGTGGCGTCACCGGCAAGCTGCTGGTGGGCCGGCGCGTGGCATGCGCGGCCCCGCCGGAGGGAGACGGCCTCTGGGCCGAGTACGCGGTGGTGGGCCTGTCCCAGTGCATGCCGCTGCGCTCGCACATCAGCGACGAGCAGGGCGCGTGTCTCTTCGTCAATCCCCTCACCGCGTGGGCCTTCATGGAGTGCGCACGTGAAGGCAATCACGTCGCCCTGGCGCAGACGGCCGCCGCCAGCGCCTTGGGGCGGATGATGCTCGCGCTGGCGAAGCGCGCGAAGCTTCCCATCGTGAACGTGGTGGGGCGGCCGGAGCAGGTGGAGCTCCTGAAGAAGCTCGGCGCCGAGCACGTGCTCAGCAGCCACGAGCCCGAGTTCGAGGAGCTGCTGCGCATCAAGTGCCACGAGCTGAAGGTGTCGCTCGCCTTCGACGCGGTGGGCGGGAAGCTCACCGGGCAGGTCCTGCACGCGATGCCGGACGGCGGCACCCTCGTCGTCCACGGCCTCCTGTCCGAGCAGGAGTGCCGCATCCATCCCGGCGAATTCATCTTCGGCGACAAGAAGGTGGAGGGCTTCTGGATGGAGCGCTGGAGCCGTCAGGGCTTTGGCCGCGAGAAGCTCAAGGCGGCCATGGCCGTGCCCTCGCTGGTGGGCCGCGTGCTGGAGACGCCAGTGCGCGCGCGTCTGCCTTTGGAGTCCGCGGGCGACGCGGTGCGCATCGCCGCTTCGGACATGACGGCGGGCAAGGTGCTCTTCGTGCCGGGGCAGGGCGTCTCGGCGTAG
- a CDS encoding EAL domain-containing protein — translation MSFHSSSTQAPAWLWNGDEPSVTSVFQPIVDLLHGKVIGHEVLSRGPGQWREATALFHQARMDGFTWELERACWTSALRCISTLPAEQRSAPFFFNVSPDVLSDPRFGDGSTVALLARYGLTPRHLVLEITEKAAFEDHALIQRLTRQCAAEGFGLALDDFGAGHSGLVTLVHSAPQFIKLDQALVRDIHRYSYQQHLVKSLVNFAASVDAVLIAEGVETWDELAVLLRLGIRHVQGYLIARPAPTPVLPTTEFETARHKAMRALDFREREDDETVGSMIIRRLCVDESLPIDELHGLFREAPQLDHVVLLHGEQPKALVTRQRLLERDEHPLVVEDRMAITTLARVAMKRGPETLYEPVVVVDAQGRFLGTVTMRQLIHRATELLERRVSR, via the coding sequence ATGAGCTTCCACTCCTCTTCCACCCAGGCCCCCGCCTGGCTGTGGAACGGCGACGAGCCGAGCGTGACATCGGTGTTCCAGCCCATCGTGGATCTGCTTCACGGCAAGGTCATTGGACACGAAGTGCTGTCGCGGGGACCTGGTCAGTGGAGGGAGGCGACTGCGCTCTTCCATCAAGCGCGCATGGATGGCTTCACCTGGGAGCTGGAGCGCGCGTGCTGGACGTCCGCGCTGCGGTGCATCTCCACGCTGCCGGCCGAGCAGCGCAGTGCACCCTTCTTCTTCAACGTCAGCCCGGACGTGCTGAGCGACCCGCGCTTCGGTGACGGCTCCACCGTGGCGCTGCTGGCGCGCTATGGCCTCACGCCGCGCCACCTCGTGCTCGAAATCACCGAGAAGGCAGCGTTCGAGGACCACGCGCTCATCCAGCGGCTGACGCGCCAGTGCGCGGCGGAGGGCTTCGGCCTCGCGCTGGACGACTTCGGCGCGGGGCACTCGGGACTGGTGACGCTGGTGCACAGCGCGCCGCAGTTCATCAAGCTGGACCAGGCGCTCGTGCGCGACATCCACCGGTACAGCTACCAGCAGCACCTGGTGAAGTCGCTGGTCAACTTCGCCGCGAGCGTGGACGCGGTGCTCATCGCCGAGGGCGTGGAGACGTGGGACGAGCTGGCGGTGCTCTTGCGGCTCGGCATCCGCCACGTGCAGGGCTACCTCATCGCCCGCCCTGCCCCGACGCCCGTGCTGCCCACCACCGAGTTCGAGACCGCGCGGCACAAGGCCATGCGCGCGCTCGACTTCCGCGAGCGCGAGGACGACGAGACGGTGGGCAGCATGATCATCCGCCGCCTCTGCGTGGACGAGTCACTGCCCATCGACGAGCTGCACGGCCTCTTCCGCGAGGCCCCGCAGTTGGACCACGTCGTCCTGCTGCACGGAGAGCAGCCGAAGGCCCTGGTGACGCGGCAGCGCCTGCTGGAGCGCGACGAGCACCCGCTCGTAGTCGAAGACCGCATGGCCATCACCACACTGGCCCGCGTGGCGATGAAGCGCGGGCCGGAGACGCTCTATGAGCCGGTGGTGGTGGTGGACGCGCAGGGCCGCTTCCTGGGCACCGTCACGATGAGGCAGCTCATCCACCGCGCCACGGAGTTGCTGGAGCGCCGCGTCTCGCGCTGA